A single genomic interval of Nocardioides nitrophenolicus harbors:
- a CDS encoding PH domain-containing protein — translation MTPATDVPALPRTWRPLGPRLAAAVFAVILVGAFAWLWVSFDDQTKDAVNDLEKATVIFFILLGLALLNALARSRVVAREDGLTVVNGYRSRRLSWAEVGAVRFPQGAPWPHLDLGDDQRISLLGIHASDGARAATAIRELRAVVAAHQD, via the coding sequence GTGACTCCTGCCACCGACGTACCCGCCCTGCCGCGGACCTGGCGCCCGCTCGGTCCGCGGCTGGCGGCGGCCGTGTTCGCGGTGATCCTGGTCGGCGCCTTCGCCTGGCTCTGGGTGAGCTTCGACGATCAGACCAAGGACGCCGTCAACGACCTGGAGAAGGCGACGGTCATCTTCTTCATCCTGCTCGGCCTGGCGCTGCTCAACGCCCTGGCCCGGTCCCGGGTGGTCGCCCGCGAGGACGGGCTCACCGTCGTCAACGGCTACCGCAGCCGGCGGCTCTCCTGGGCCGAGGTCGGCGCCGTGCGCTTCCCGCAGGGCGCGCCCTGGCCACATCTCGACCTGGGCGACGACCAGCGGATCTCGCTGCTCGGCATCCACGCCTCCGACGGCGCCCGGGCCGCGACCGCGATCCGCGAGCTGCGCGCCGTGGTGGCGGCCCACCAGGACTGA
- a CDS encoding Zn-ribbon domain-containing OB-fold protein yields MSGPVRPVVNRDNAYFFEGTAAHELRIQKCNACGVLRHPPGPACPDCGAFDRGYVVAAGTGTVFSYLVHHAPQVPGKQLPLVVALLDLDEGVRMVAEMTGPVEIGDRAVVGWNVVDDELTLPIWTKVDR; encoded by the coding sequence GTGAGTGGCCCGGTGCGCCCGGTCGTCAACCGGGACAACGCCTACTTCTTCGAGGGCACGGCGGCCCACGAGCTGCGCATCCAGAAGTGCAACGCCTGCGGGGTGCTGCGCCACCCGCCGGGCCCGGCCTGCCCGGACTGCGGCGCCTTCGACCGCGGCTACGTCGTGGCCGCCGGCACCGGCACGGTGTTCTCCTATCTCGTGCACCACGCCCCGCAGGTCCCCGGCAAGCAGCTGCCCCTGGTCGTCGCCCTGCTCGACCTCGACGAGGGCGTGCGGATGGTGGCCGAGATGACCGGCCCGGTCGAGATCGGCGACCGCGCGGTCGTCGGCTGGAACGTGGTCGACGACGAGCTGACCCTCCCGATCTGGACGAAGGTGGACCGATGA
- the ribD gene encoding bifunctional diaminohydroxyphosphoribosylaminopyrimidine deaminase/5-amino-6-(5-phosphoribosylamino)uracil reductase RibD gives MRRALALAATPGVPLHPNPRVGCVLLAPDGSIVGEGYHHGAGTPHAEVEALKVAGERARGATAVVTLEPCNHTGRTGPCAQALIAAGVTRVVIAQRDPNPQAAGGLDTLLEAGLEVDAGLLADEAAELNRTWTFAHLNGRPFVTWKFATTLDGRSAAADGSSRWVSSPAARRDTHLLRALCDTMLVGANTVEVDDPQLTVRGDDDQPVGEQPLRVVLGERELAEDRRVFDDAAPTVHLRTRDPEQALRILYAEHDRHHVFLEGGPTLAAAFLRAGLVDEVVTYVAPMLLGAGRSAVGDLGIGTIGDALHLRLIETTVVGEGAEANVRMIMRPSERN, from the coding sequence ATGCGTCGTGCGCTCGCGCTGGCAGCGACCCCCGGGGTGCCCCTGCACCCCAACCCGCGGGTGGGCTGCGTGCTGCTCGCCCCCGACGGCAGCATCGTCGGGGAGGGCTACCACCACGGCGCCGGAACGCCGCACGCCGAGGTCGAGGCGTTGAAGGTGGCCGGCGAGCGGGCCCGCGGCGCGACCGCCGTCGTCACGCTGGAGCCGTGCAACCACACCGGCCGGACCGGCCCCTGCGCCCAGGCCCTGATCGCCGCCGGCGTGACTCGCGTCGTGATCGCGCAGCGCGACCCGAACCCGCAGGCCGCGGGCGGCCTGGACACGCTGCTGGAGGCCGGACTCGAGGTCGATGCCGGGCTGCTGGCCGACGAGGCCGCCGAGCTCAACCGGACCTGGACCTTCGCCCACCTCAACGGCCGGCCGTTCGTGACCTGGAAGTTCGCGACGACCCTCGACGGCCGCAGCGCCGCCGCCGACGGCAGCTCGCGCTGGGTCTCCTCGCCTGCCGCGCGCCGCGACACCCACCTGCTGCGCGCCCTGTGCGACACCATGCTCGTGGGCGCGAACACGGTCGAGGTCGACGACCCGCAGCTGACCGTGCGCGGCGACGACGACCAGCCGGTCGGGGAGCAGCCGCTGCGGGTGGTGCTGGGGGAGCGTGAGCTCGCCGAGGACCGCCGGGTGTTCGACGACGCCGCGCCCACGGTGCACCTGCGCACCCGCGATCCCGAGCAGGCCCTGCGCATCCTGTACGCCGAGCACGACCGCCACCACGTCTTCCTGGAGGGCGGGCCGACCCTGGCCGCCGCCTTCCTGCGGGCCGGGCTGGTCGATGAGGTCGTCACGTACGTCGCCCCGATGCTCCTCGGCGCCGGCCGCTCGGCCGTCGGCGACCTCGGAATCGGGACCATCGGCGACGCGTTGCACCTCCGGCTGATCGAGACCACCGTCGTCGGCGAGGGCGCCGAGGCCAACGTGCGCATGATCATGCGCCCCAGCGAGAGGAACTGA
- a CDS encoding bifunctional 3,4-dihydroxy-2-butanone-4-phosphate synthase/GTP cyclohydrolase II, translated as MSVRLDPVDRAIADIAAGRAVVVVDDEDRENEGDIIFAASKATPELMAFTIRHSSGVICAPMPGAMLDRLEIPLMTPHNKDAYRTAYTISVDARDGVSTGISAADRAHTVRVLADSATEPWELTRPGHVFPLRYREGGVLVRRGHTEAAVDLCRLAGLTPAGVLVEVVNDDGTMKRAPELRAFADEHGLAMISIEDLVRYRRRVETHVVREAETSLPTSHGDFTAIGYTITVDGSEHVALVYGDPAALAEGGPVLTRVHSECLTGDVFGSSRCDCGPQLNEAMDRIVQEGRGVVVYLRGHEGRGIGLVAKLQAYQLQDGGRDTVDANLDLGLPADARHYGAATQILKDLGVSEVRLLTNNPDKVTSLEDYGITVGERVPLTPHPNGHNLAYLLTKRDRMGHDLPDLDLEGVN; from the coding sequence ATGTCGGTGCGACTGGACCCGGTCGATCGTGCGATCGCCGACATCGCGGCGGGCAGGGCCGTCGTCGTGGTCGACGACGAGGACCGCGAGAACGAGGGCGACATCATCTTCGCCGCCAGCAAGGCGACGCCGGAGCTGATGGCGTTCACGATTCGCCACTCCAGCGGCGTGATCTGCGCGCCGATGCCCGGCGCGATGCTCGACCGGCTCGAGATCCCGCTGATGACCCCCCACAACAAGGACGCCTACCGCACGGCGTACACCATCTCGGTCGACGCCCGCGACGGCGTCAGCACCGGCATCTCCGCGGCCGACCGGGCCCACACGGTGCGGGTGCTGGCCGACTCCGCGACCGAGCCGTGGGAGCTGACCAGGCCCGGTCACGTGTTCCCGCTGCGCTACCGCGAGGGCGGCGTGCTGGTGCGCCGCGGCCACACCGAGGCCGCCGTCGACCTGTGCCGGCTCGCCGGGCTCACGCCGGCGGGCGTGCTGGTCGAGGTCGTCAACGACGACGGCACCATGAAGCGCGCGCCCGAGCTGCGCGCGTTCGCCGACGAGCACGGCCTGGCGATGATCTCGATCGAGGACCTGGTCCGCTACCGCCGTCGCGTCGAGACCCACGTGGTGCGCGAGGCCGAGACCAGCCTGCCCACCAGCCACGGCGACTTCACCGCCATCGGCTACACCATCACCGTCGACGGCAGCGAGCACGTCGCCCTCGTGTACGGCGACCCGGCGGCCCTCGCCGAGGGCGGCCCGGTGCTGACCCGGGTCCACTCCGAGTGCCTCACCGGCGACGTCTTCGGCTCCAGCCGCTGCGACTGCGGCCCCCAGCTCAACGAGGCGATGGACCGGATCGTCCAGGAGGGCCGGGGCGTGGTGGTCTACCTGCGCGGCCACGAGGGCCGGGGGATCGGCCTGGTCGCCAAGCTGCAGGCCTACCAGCTCCAGGACGGCGGCCGCGACACCGTCGACGCCAACCTCGACCTCGGCCTGCCCGCCGACGCCCGCCACTACGGCGCGGCCACGCAGATCCTCAAGGACCTCGGGGTGTCCGAGGTGCGGCTGCTGACCAACAACCCCGACAAGGTGACCTCGCTCGAGGACTACGGCATCACGGTCGGCGAGCGGGTGCCGCTCACCCCCCACCCCAACGGCCACAACCTCGCCTACCTGCTGACCAAGCGCGACCGGATGGGCCACGACCTGCCCGACCTCGACCTCGAAGGAGTCAACTGA
- a CDS encoding lipid-transfer protein: protein MSERTLSGKAAIAGIGATEFSKESGRSELQLSVEAVRHALADCGLTPADVDGLVTFTMDTSSEIAVARELGIPELRFFSRINYGGGAACATVQQAAMAVATGVADVVVAYRGFNERSGDRFGQVSNWAAAQVNTNGLDNAWTYPLGLSTPAATVAMQARRYMHEYGATSADFGAVAVADRRHAATNPAAFFYGKPITIEDHQASRMIADPLHLLDCCQESDGAVALVVVSAERARDLAQPPAYVAAAAQGSGRDQFVMTSYYRDDIGIPEIGVVGRELWKQSGLAPADLPMAILYDHFTPYVLMQLEELGFCGRGEAKDFVKDGAIEVGGRLPINTHGGQLGEAYIHGMNGIAEGVRQIRGTSVNPVADAQHVLVTAGTGVPTSGLILSA, encoded by the coding sequence ATGAGCGAGCGCACCCTCTCCGGCAAGGCCGCGATCGCCGGCATCGGCGCCACCGAGTTCTCCAAGGAGTCCGGCCGCTCCGAGCTCCAGCTCTCCGTCGAGGCCGTGCGCCACGCCCTCGCCGACTGCGGCCTCACGCCCGCCGACGTCGACGGTCTGGTCACCTTCACCATGGACACGTCGTCCGAGATCGCGGTCGCCCGCGAGCTCGGGATCCCGGAGCTGCGCTTCTTCAGCCGGATCAACTACGGCGGCGGCGCCGCCTGCGCGACCGTCCAGCAGGCCGCGATGGCCGTCGCCACCGGCGTCGCCGACGTCGTCGTCGCCTACCGCGGCTTCAACGAGCGCTCCGGCGACCGCTTCGGTCAGGTCTCCAACTGGGCGGCGGCGCAGGTCAACACCAATGGCCTCGACAACGCCTGGACCTACCCGCTCGGCCTCTCCACCCCGGCCGCCACGGTCGCCATGCAGGCGCGCCGCTACATGCACGAGTACGGCGCCACCTCGGCCGACTTCGGCGCGGTCGCCGTCGCCGACCGGCGCCACGCGGCCACCAACCCGGCCGCCTTCTTCTACGGCAAGCCGATCACCATCGAGGACCACCAGGCGTCCCGGATGATCGCCGACCCCCTGCACCTGCTCGACTGCTGCCAGGAGTCCGACGGCGCCGTCGCGCTCGTCGTCGTGTCGGCCGAGCGGGCCCGCGACCTGGCCCAGCCGCCGGCGTACGTCGCGGCGGCGGCGCAGGGCTCGGGCAGGGACCAGTTCGTGATGACGTCGTACTACCGCGACGACATCGGGATCCCGGAGATCGGCGTCGTGGGCCGCGAGCTGTGGAAGCAGTCGGGCCTCGCGCCCGCGGACCTGCCGATGGCGATCCTCTACGACCACTTCACGCCGTACGTGCTGATGCAGCTGGAGGAGCTCGGCTTCTGCGGCCGCGGCGAGGCCAAGGACTTCGTCAAGGACGGCGCCATCGAGGTCGGCGGCCGGCTGCCCATCAACACCCACGGCGGCCAGCTCGGCGAGGCCTACATCCACGGCATGAACGGGATCGCCGAGGGCGTGCGCCAGATCCGCGGCACGTCGGTCAACCCGGTCGCCGACGCGCAGCACGTTCTGGTCACCGCCGGCACCGGCGTGCCGACGAGCGGGCTGATCCTCTCGGCCTAG
- a CDS encoding riboflavin synthase: MFTGIVEELGTVTAVEDQGDAIRLTIASEVTLSDAGLGDSIAVNGCCLTVAERSDTTWTADVMAETLAKTSIGGLAVGDRVNLERAVTAEKRLGGHVVQGHVDAVGEVVARTPSEHWEIVEIKLPDDLGRYLVDKGSITVDGTSLTVVEARDDTFTVSLIPETLARTTLGFRGVGDRVNLEVDVIAKHVEKLVRAYTSASKEN, encoded by the coding sequence ATGTTCACCGGCATCGTCGAGGAGCTCGGCACCGTCACCGCCGTCGAGGACCAGGGGGACGCCATCCGGCTCACCATCGCCTCCGAGGTGACCCTGTCCGACGCCGGCCTCGGTGACTCGATCGCGGTCAACGGCTGCTGCCTGACCGTCGCCGAGCGCAGCGACACGACCTGGACCGCCGACGTGATGGCCGAGACCCTCGCCAAGACCAGCATCGGCGGCCTGGCCGTGGGCGACCGGGTCAACCTGGAGCGCGCCGTCACCGCGGAGAAGCGGCTGGGCGGCCACGTCGTGCAGGGACACGTCGACGCCGTCGGCGAGGTCGTCGCCCGCACCCCCAGCGAGCACTGGGAGATCGTCGAGATCAAGCTCCCCGACGACCTGGGGCGCTATCTCGTCGACAAGGGCTCGATCACCGTCGACGGCACCTCCCTCACGGTGGTCGAGGCGAGGGACGACACCTTCACCGTCAGCCTGATCCCCGAGACCCTGGCCCGCACGACCCTCGGCTTCCGCGGCGTCGGCGACCGGGTCAACCTCGAGGTCGACGTGATCGCCAAGCACGTCGAGAAGCTCGTGCGTGCCTACACCAGCGCCAGCAAGGAGAACTGA
- the hisG gene encoding ATP phosphoribosyltransferase — protein sequence MLKIAVPNKGALSEAASGMLREAGYAQRSDSKQLTKLDPDNDVEFFYLRPRDIALYVGEGTLDAGITGRDLLLDSHATATEALQLGFGRSKFRFAARPGTATGVADLAGKRIATSYDGVVKRYLAEQGVDAAVVRLDGAVETSIQLGVADVIADVVETGSTLRNAGLEVFGEVILESEGVMITRQGAEPSALEVFTRRLQGVLVARAYVMMDYDIRAEKVEQAIALTPGIESPTVSPLHREGWVAVRSMVQRATAQRVMDELFALGARAILTTDIHACRL from the coding sequence ATGCTCAAGATCGCCGTCCCCAACAAGGGGGCCCTGTCCGAGGCTGCCTCCGGCATGCTCCGCGAGGCGGGCTACGCCCAGCGCTCGGACTCCAAGCAGCTCACCAAGCTCGACCCCGACAACGACGTCGAGTTCTTCTACCTGCGGCCCCGTGACATCGCGCTGTACGTCGGCGAGGGCACCCTCGACGCCGGCATCACCGGTCGCGACCTGCTCCTCGACTCCCACGCCACCGCCACCGAGGCGCTGCAGCTCGGCTTCGGCCGCTCGAAGTTCCGCTTCGCCGCGCGTCCCGGCACCGCCACCGGCGTGGCCGACCTCGCCGGCAAGCGGATCGCGACGTCCTACGACGGCGTGGTGAAGCGCTATCTCGCCGAGCAGGGGGTCGACGCCGCGGTCGTCCGCCTGGACGGCGCGGTGGAGACCAGCATCCAGCTCGGCGTGGCCGACGTGATCGCCGACGTCGTCGAGACCGGCTCGACCCTGCGCAACGCGGGCCTGGAGGTCTTCGGCGAGGTCATCTTGGAGTCCGAGGGCGTGATGATCACCCGCCAGGGCGCCGAGCCCAGCGCGCTCGAGGTCTTCACCCGCCGCCTGCAGGGCGTCCTGGTCGCCCGCGCCTACGTGATGATGGACTACGACATCCGCGCCGAGAAGGTCGAGCAGGCCATCGCGCTGACGCCCGGGATCGAGAGCCCCACGGTCAGCCCGCTCCATCGAGAGGGCTGGGTCGCGGTCCGCTCCATGGTGCAGCGGGCCACCGCCCAGCGGGTGATGGACGAGCTGTTCGCCCTCGGCGCGCGGGCGATCCTCACCACCGACATCCACGCCTGCCGGCTCTGA
- a CDS encoding cupin domain-containing protein, which yields MSYPPPLYDGDGEVSAWVRPSATPADLVYPNGNRVHYLARGEATGGLFGLYRWEFSDAVSGPGPHYHRAMAESFYVLDGEVRIHTGSAWTTARPGDFLHVPPGGIHGFRNESGAPASMLLHFAPGAPREPYFEGLDRLARGEEWTPEEYDAFMRAHDNVWVEES from the coding sequence ATGTCGTATCCCCCTCCGCTCTACGACGGCGACGGCGAGGTCTCGGCGTGGGTGCGCCCGAGCGCGACACCGGCCGATCTCGTCTACCCCAACGGCAACCGGGTGCACTACCTCGCCCGCGGCGAGGCGACCGGCGGCCTGTTCGGGCTCTACCGCTGGGAGTTCTCCGACGCCGTGAGCGGGCCGGGGCCGCACTACCACCGCGCCATGGCCGAGTCGTTCTACGTGCTCGACGGCGAGGTCCGCATCCACACCGGCTCCGCGTGGACCACCGCCCGCCCGGGCGACTTCCTGCACGTCCCGCCCGGAGGGATCCACGGCTTCCGCAACGAGTCCGGCGCCCCGGCCTCGATGCTGCTGCACTTCGCGCCCGGCGCGCCGCGCGAGCCGTACTTCGAGGGGCTCGACCGGCTGGCGCGCGGCGAGGAGTGGACGCCGGAGGAGTACGACGCGTTCATGCGGGCGCACGACAACGTGTGGGTCGAGGAGTCCTAG
- a CDS encoding phosphoribosyl-ATP diphosphatase, with product MKTFDELFAELSEKAQTRPEGSGTVRQLDAGVHAIGKKLIEEAAESWMAAEHEGKDATALEISQLLYHAQVLMIASGLSLDDVYAHL from the coding sequence GTGAAGACGTTCGACGAGCTGTTCGCAGAGCTCAGCGAGAAGGCACAGACGCGGCCCGAGGGATCCGGCACCGTCCGGCAGCTCGACGCCGGCGTCCATGCGATCGGCAAGAAGCTGATCGAGGAGGCCGCTGAGTCCTGGATGGCCGCCGAGCATGAGGGCAAGGACGCCACGGCGCTGGAGATCAGCCAGCTCCTCTACCACGCCCAGGTCCTCATGATCGCGAGCGGACTCTCGCTCGACGACGTCTACGCACACCTCTGA
- the ribH gene encoding 6,7-dimethyl-8-ribityllumazine synthase → MAGHGAPDIAPTDCHDLRVAVVAASWHTQVMDGLIAGAQRAFADHKVEAPVVVRVPGTFELAVTADALAPSYDAVIALGVVIRGGTPHFEYVCSAATDGLTRVSLDHHVPIGFGVLTCDDEAQALDRAGLDGSREDKGYEAASAALQTAATLKKIRSRGYAG, encoded by the coding sequence ATGGCCGGACACGGCGCTCCCGACATCGCCCCGACCGACTGCCACGACCTGCGGGTCGCGGTCGTCGCCGCGAGCTGGCACACCCAGGTCATGGACGGCCTGATCGCCGGTGCGCAGCGGGCGTTCGCCGACCACAAGGTCGAGGCGCCCGTCGTGGTCCGGGTCCCGGGCACCTTCGAGCTGGCCGTCACCGCCGACGCCCTCGCGCCGTCGTACGACGCGGTGATCGCGCTCGGCGTGGTGATCCGGGGCGGCACGCCCCACTTCGAATACGTGTGCAGCGCCGCCACCGACGGTCTCACCCGGGTCTCCCTCGACCATCACGTGCCGATCGGCTTCGGCGTGCTCACCTGCGACGACGAGGCGCAGGCCCTCGACCGCGCGGGCCTCGACGGCTCCCGCGAGGACAAGGGCTACGAGGCCGCGTCCGCCGCACTGCAGACCGCAGCCACGCTGAAGAAGATCCGCAGCCGCGGCTACGCGGGCTGA
- a CDS encoding MaoC family dehydratase, with the protein MSAVLKVGDRLPEWSLPITPTLVVSTAIATRDFQDVHHDRDIAQAAGSKDIFVNILTSTALCERYVTDWAGPDVQIRGIAIRLGAPAYPYDTFTFSGEVTEVADGVATIKVVGAVSLGDHVVGTVTVAA; encoded by the coding sequence ATGAGCGCCGTGCTGAAGGTGGGGGACCGGCTTCCCGAGTGGAGCCTGCCCATCACCCCGACCCTGGTCGTCTCGACGGCGATCGCGACCCGGGACTTCCAGGACGTGCACCACGACCGGGACATCGCGCAGGCTGCCGGCTCGAAGGACATCTTCGTCAACATCCTCACCTCCACCGCGCTGTGCGAGCGCTACGTCACCGACTGGGCCGGGCCCGACGTGCAGATCCGGGGGATCGCGATCCGGCTCGGCGCGCCGGCGTACCCCTATGACACGTTCACCTTCAGCGGCGAGGTGACCGAGGTCGCCGACGGCGTCGCGACGATCAAGGTGGTCGGCGCGGTGTCGCTCGGCGACCACGTCGTCGGAACGGTCACGGTGGCGGCATGA
- a CDS encoding FAS1-like dehydratase domain-containing protein: MSAPELVDATVHEKVMAEAERIKGWGEAAERFARDEVNQPTINNWLEAIGLDSPRFTAGEAPPSMAQVWTMYGLGGRPAEDDPLHAMMRALTDAGFTAVLGTNCEQSYDRYLKVGERLRVTTALDSVVGPKATGMGVGYFVTSRNTWYVDHPDGRGERVATMLFRVLKFVPRAKADA; encoded by the coding sequence ATGAGCGCGCCCGAGCTGGTGGACGCCACCGTCCACGAGAAGGTGATGGCCGAGGCCGAGCGGATCAAGGGCTGGGGAGAGGCGGCCGAGCGGTTCGCCCGCGACGAGGTCAACCAGCCCACGATCAACAACTGGCTGGAGGCGATCGGCCTCGACAGCCCGCGCTTCACCGCGGGGGAGGCGCCGCCGTCGATGGCCCAGGTCTGGACCATGTACGGCCTCGGCGGACGGCCGGCTGAGGACGACCCGCTGCACGCGATGATGCGGGCGCTCACCGACGCCGGCTTCACCGCCGTCCTCGGCACCAACTGCGAGCAGTCCTATGACCGCTACCTGAAGGTGGGGGAGCGGCTGCGGGTCACCACCGCGCTCGACTCGGTCGTCGGCCCCAAGGCGACCGGGATGGGCGTCGGCTACTTCGTGACCTCGCGCAACACCTGGTACGTCGACCACCCCGACGGGCGCGGTGAGCGGGTCGCGACCATGCTCTTCCGGGTCCTCAAGTTCGTCCCGCGCGCGAAGGCCGACGCGTGA